A region from the candidate division KSB1 bacterium genome encodes:
- a CDS encoding type II toxin-antitoxin system HipA family toxin yields MVKRVDIAFVELWGDLVGAVNWDSSRGFAAFEYDKPFLEKGLDLAPLKMPLAEARQRSPIFDFRALPKQTFQGLPGLLADTLPDNFGNAIIDTWLAQQGRTRASFSPVERLCYIGKRGMGALEFSPVIDESVEESVPVEISELIKLAQKITDDRSKLTGKLEYTSKALLNIIRVGTSAGGNRPKAVLAFNPETKEVRSGQVSALPGFEYWVLKFDGVTDQSLGDPAGYGRIEYAYYKMATAARINMMKCQLLEEDGRAHFMTQRFDRTRNGDKLHMLSLCAMAHFDFNSPGAYSYEQVFQVMRQLRLPYKDAEQQFRRMVFNVVARNQDDHTKNISFLMDKNGVWRLSPAYDVIYSYNPAGPWTSMHQMSIAGKRDQFTRDDLNGIGQEMNIKSSNKIIDEIVETVSDWPSYAKDAGVEQSQVEGIGIVHRLL; encoded by the coding sequence GTGGTGAAAAGGGTTGACATTGCTTTTGTAGAGCTGTGGGGTGACCTGGTTGGCGCAGTGAATTGGGATTCCAGCAGGGGGTTCGCAGCATTCGAGTATGACAAGCCCTTTCTGGAAAAGGGATTGGACTTAGCTCCGTTAAAGATGCCGCTTGCAGAAGCCCGCCAGAGATCGCCGATATTCGACTTTCGCGCGCTTCCAAAACAAACGTTTCAGGGTTTGCCGGGTCTGCTGGCCGACACCCTTCCGGACAATTTTGGTAATGCCATTATCGATACCTGGCTCGCACAGCAGGGACGAACCAGAGCCAGTTTCAGCCCGGTGGAGCGTCTCTGTTATATAGGCAAACGTGGTATGGGCGCTCTTGAGTTTTCACCGGTAATAGATGAATCTGTTGAGGAATCCGTGCCGGTTGAAATTAGTGAGCTTATCAAACTGGCACAAAAAATTACCGATGACCGCTCAAAGCTTACAGGCAAATTGGAGTATACCTCCAAGGCACTACTTAACATCATTCGGGTTGGAACTTCTGCCGGCGGGAATCGCCCAAAAGCAGTCCTGGCATTTAACCCGGAAACAAAAGAAGTGCGCTCGGGACAAGTTAGTGCCTTGCCAGGATTCGAGTATTGGGTGCTTAAGTTTGACGGCGTAACGGACCAGTCATTAGGAGATCCAGCAGGTTATGGGCGTATCGAATATGCCTACTATAAAATGGCAACAGCTGCCAGAATTAACATGATGAAATGTCAGCTTCTGGAAGAAGACGGGCGCGCTCATTTTATGACACAGCGATTCGACCGCACCCGGAATGGCGACAAACTGCACATGCTATCGCTATGCGCAATGGCTCATTTCGATTTTAACTCTCCGGGCGCTTACTCATATGAACAAGTTTTCCAGGTTATGCGTCAACTTAGGCTGCCATACAAAGATGCTGAGCAGCAATTTCGCCGTATGGTATTTAATGTGGTTGCCCGCAACCAGGATGACCACACCAAGAATATCTCCTTTTTGATGGACAAAAACGGCGTCTGGCGACTCTCACCGGCATACGATGTGATTTATTCCTACAACCCGGCAGGTCCCTGGACCAGCATGCATCAAATGTCTATTGCCGGCAAACGGGACCAGTTTACCCGGGACGATTTGAATGGAATTGGCCAAGAGATGAATATTAAATCAAGTAATAAAAT
- a CDS encoding TIGR00366 family protein gives MMVAQTAIHFPVPSVSGQAVLTMPVLVPLSDLLGLSRQVTVLAYQYGAGLCDLITPTNGALMAILGVAGVRFEEWIKFTFPIYLGLIALCAVSIAVGITIGL, from the coding sequence ATGATGGTAGCCCAGACAGCTATTCATTTCCCTGTCCCGAGCGTGAGCGGGCAGGCGGTCCTCACCATGCCGGTTTTGGTTCCATTGTCAGACCTACTGGGTTTGTCCAGACAAGTTACGGTGTTAGCCTACCAATACGGTGCCGGCCTTTGTGATTTGATAACCCCAACCAATGGTGCTTTGATGGCTATTCTGGGCGTGGCAGGTGTGAGGTTTGAGGAGTGGATCAAGTTTACCTTTCCTATCTACCTGGGCCTCATTGCTCTATGTGCAGTATCCATCGCAGTAGGGATTACGATTGGATTATAA
- a CDS encoding helix-turn-helix domain-containing protein: MDMHGMSDLAVLREIGRRIKRKRLDKNWSQKKLAETAGLNRTTIGEIERGAPSGMITFIQVLRSLDVLEELNAFLPEPGISPLQLAKLKGKERLRASRQKEGKQPGESEW; this comes from the coding sequence ATGGATATGCATGGCATGAGCGATTTGGCGGTCTTGCGGGAGATTGGGCGCCGCATAAAACGCAAGAGGTTGGATAAAAACTGGTCGCAGAAAAAATTAGCAGAAACGGCAGGTCTTAATCGCACCACTATCGGTGAGATTGAACGAGGCGCTCCTTCCGGCATGATAACATTTATCCAGGTCCTAAGGTCATTGGATGTGCTGGAAGAATTGAACGCTTTCCTTCCAGAACCGGGAATCAGTCCTTTACAACTAGCGAAACTCAAAGGCAAAGAACGATTACGAGCTTCACGCCAAAAAGAGGGAAAACAGCCAGGAGAATCTGAGTGGTGA